A window from Theobroma cacao cultivar B97-61/B2 chromosome 3, Criollo_cocoa_genome_V2, whole genome shotgun sequence encodes these proteins:
- the LOC18604864 gene encoding cleavage stimulation factor subunit 50 isoform X1 translates to MEGNNLEQTLQEGKLYRQLNSLIVAHLRHHNLTQAARAVAAATMTPLDVEAPPNKLLELVAKGLAVEKDEMLRGVSSSALFDLGGALAYGSIPAPRVSSVDFSAVQDTKGSSKSFPKHETRHLSEHKNIARCARFSPDGRFVATGSADTSIKLFEISKIKQMMLPDSKDGPVRPVIRTFYDHVQPINDLDFHPQSTVLISGAKDHTIKFFDFSKATAKRAFRVIQDTHNVRSVSFHPSGDFLLAGTDHPIAHLYDVNTFQCYLSANPPEIGVNGAINQVRYSSTGGMYVTASKDGAIRLWDGISASCVRSIVGAHGTAEATSACFTKDQRFVLSCGKDSTVKLWEIGTGRLVKQYLGSTHTQSRCQAVFNDTEEFVLSIDEPSNEIVIWDALTAEKVAKWPSNHIGAPRWIDHSPTEAAFISCGTDRSVRFWKEIL, encoded by the exons ATGGAAGGCAACAACCTGGAGCAAACACTCCAAGAAGGGAAACTTTACAGGCAACTCAATTCCCTCATCGTTGCTCATCTTCGCCATCACAATCTCACCCAA GCTGCAAGAGCTGTGGCTGCAGCAACAATGACTCCTCTAGACGTTGAAGCCCCTCCAAATAAGCTCCTTGAGCTTGTTGCTAAG GGTCTTGCAGTGGAGAAAGATGAGATGTTAAGAGGGGTTTCTTCTTCTGCATTGTTTGATCTGGGGGGAGCTTTGGCTTATGGCTCGATTCCGGCTCCTCGGGTTTCTTCTGTTGATTTTAG TGCTGTGCAGGATACAAAAGGCTCATCAAAGAGCTTTCCAAAGCATGAGACAAGGCATCTTTCCGAGCACAAG AATATTGCAAGGTGTGCAAGGTTTAGTCCTGATGGGAGGTTTGTTGCTACTGGAAGTGCTGACACATCAATTAAGCTCTTTGAG ATATCAAAAATAAAGCAAATGATGCTGCCAGATTCAAAGGATGGTCCTGTGCGACCTGTCATAAGGACATTTTATGACCATGTACAG CCAATAAATGATTTGGATTTCCATCCTCAGAGTACTGTGCTGATATCTGGGGCAAAAGATCACACAATAAA gttctttgatttttccaaaGCTACTGCAAAGAGAGCCTTCAGAGTTATCCAG GATACTCACAATGTACGATCTGTATCTTTCCATCCATCTGGTGATTTCCTTCTAGCAG GAACTGATCATCCGATAGCACACTTGTACGATGTTAATACGTTCCAATGTTATCTATCTGCAAATCCACCAGAGATTGGTGTTAATGGAGCCATTAATCAG GTGAGATATTCTTCTACAGGTGGCATGTATGTTACTGCATCTAAAGATGGTGCTATTCGGTTATGGGATGGAATAAGTGCCAGTTGTGTGCGCTCCATTGTTGGTGCACATGGAACAGCAGAGGCCACAAGTGCATGTTTTACTAAGGATCAAAG gtttgttctttcttgtGGAAAGGATTCAACTGTAAAGCTTTGGGAGATTGGCACTGGAAGATTGGTCAAACAATATCTTGGATCTACTCACACACAATCGCGGTGCCAG GCTGTTTTTAATGATACTGAAGAGTTTGTGCTATCTATAGATGAACCTAGCAATGAG ATTGTTATTTGGGATGCATTGACAGCAGAAAAAGTGGCAAAGTGGCCTTCCAACCATATTGGTGCACCTCGTTGGATCGATCACTCACCAACAGAGGCTGCATTCATATCCTGTGGAACTGACAGATCTGTTCGGTTCTGGAAGGAAATTCTCTGA
- the LOC18604864 gene encoding cleavage stimulation factor subunit 50 isoform X2 yields the protein MLRGVSSSALFDLGGALAYGSIPAPRVSSVDFSAVQDTKGSSKSFPKHETRHLSEHKNIARCARFSPDGRFVATGSADTSIKLFEISKIKQMMLPDSKDGPVRPVIRTFYDHVQPINDLDFHPQSTVLISGAKDHTIKFFDFSKATAKRAFRVIQDTHNVRSVSFHPSGDFLLAGTDHPIAHLYDVNTFQCYLSANPPEIGVNGAINQVRYSSTGGMYVTASKDGAIRLWDGISASCVRSIVGAHGTAEATSACFTKDQRFVLSCGKDSTVKLWEIGTGRLVKQYLGSTHTQSRCQAVFNDTEEFVLSIDEPSNEIVIWDALTAEKVAKWPSNHIGAPRWIDHSPTEAAFISCGTDRSVRFWKEIL from the exons ATGTTAAGAGGGGTTTCTTCTTCTGCATTGTTTGATCTGGGGGGAGCTTTGGCTTATGGCTCGATTCCGGCTCCTCGGGTTTCTTCTGTTGATTTTAG TGCTGTGCAGGATACAAAAGGCTCATCAAAGAGCTTTCCAAAGCATGAGACAAGGCATCTTTCCGAGCACAAG AATATTGCAAGGTGTGCAAGGTTTAGTCCTGATGGGAGGTTTGTTGCTACTGGAAGTGCTGACACATCAATTAAGCTCTTTGAG ATATCAAAAATAAAGCAAATGATGCTGCCAGATTCAAAGGATGGTCCTGTGCGACCTGTCATAAGGACATTTTATGACCATGTACAG CCAATAAATGATTTGGATTTCCATCCTCAGAGTACTGTGCTGATATCTGGGGCAAAAGATCACACAATAAA gttctttgatttttccaaaGCTACTGCAAAGAGAGCCTTCAGAGTTATCCAG GATACTCACAATGTACGATCTGTATCTTTCCATCCATCTGGTGATTTCCTTCTAGCAG GAACTGATCATCCGATAGCACACTTGTACGATGTTAATACGTTCCAATGTTATCTATCTGCAAATCCACCAGAGATTGGTGTTAATGGAGCCATTAATCAG GTGAGATATTCTTCTACAGGTGGCATGTATGTTACTGCATCTAAAGATGGTGCTATTCGGTTATGGGATGGAATAAGTGCCAGTTGTGTGCGCTCCATTGTTGGTGCACATGGAACAGCAGAGGCCACAAGTGCATGTTTTACTAAGGATCAAAG gtttgttctttcttgtGGAAAGGATTCAACTGTAAAGCTTTGGGAGATTGGCACTGGAAGATTGGTCAAACAATATCTTGGATCTACTCACACACAATCGCGGTGCCAG GCTGTTTTTAATGATACTGAAGAGTTTGTGCTATCTATAGATGAACCTAGCAATGAG ATTGTTATTTGGGATGCATTGACAGCAGAAAAAGTGGCAAAGTGGCCTTCCAACCATATTGGTGCACCTCGTTGGATCGATCACTCACCAACAGAGGCTGCATTCATATCCTGTGGAACTGACAGATCTGTTCGGTTCTGGAAGGAAATTCTCTGA
- the LOC18604865 gene encoding protein COBRA — protein METVLSSASGSISKLCSFTIVLLFLFSCSTFTSTEAYDALDPTGNVTIKWDVISWTPDGYVAVVTIYNFQQYRHIQAPGWTLGWTWAKKEVIWSMMGAQTTEQGDCSKFKGNIPHCCKKDPTVVDLLPGTPYNQQIANCCKGGVINSWVQDPANAASSFQVSVGAAGTTNKTVRVPRNFTLRAPGPGYTCGPAKIVRPTKFVTPDKRRITQAMMTWNVTCTYSQFLAQKTPTCCVSLSSFYNDTIVSCPTCACGCQNNITEPGSCVSERSPYLASAVSGPGKSSNSPLLQCTSHMCPVRVHWHVKLNYKEYWRVKITITNFNYRMNYTQWNLVVQHPNFDNLTQLFSFHYKSLTPYAGLNDTAMLWGVKFYNDLLSEAGPLGNVQSELLFQKDAATFTFEKGWAFPRRIYFNGDNCVMPPPDAYPWLPNSGFRPVISLCQLVMTILASIVFLWAYM, from the exons ATGGAGACTGTCTTGTCTTCAGCTTCTGGATCCATTTCCAAGCTCTGTAGCTTTACCATTGTGCTTCTCTTCTTGTTCTCCTGCTCCACTTTCACTTCTACAG AAGCTTATGATGCACTTGATCCAACTGGCAATGTCACTATCAAATGGGACGTAATAAGCTGGACTCCAGATGGCTATGTT GCGGTTGTTACAATTTACAATTTCCAACAGTATCGCCATATTCAGGCACCTGGTTGGACGTTGGGGTGGACATGGGCAAAAAAGGAAGTAATCTGGAGCATGATGGGAGCCCAAACTACAGAGCAAGGGGATTGTTCAAAGTTCAAGGGAAACATACCACATTGCTGTAAAAAGGATCCAACAGTTGTGGATTTATTGCCTGGAACTCCTTATAACCAGCAGATAGCAAATTGCTGCAAAGGCGGGGTGATAAATTCATGGGTTCAAGACCCTGCCAATGCAGCAAGCTCATTTCAGGTTAGTGTTGGTGCTGCAGGAACAACTAACAAAACTGTGAGAGTGCCTAGAAACTTTACCCTAAGAGCACCAGGTCCTGGATATACTTGTGGGCCTGCCAAGATTGTGAGACCAACTAAATTCGTGACTCCGGATAAAAGGAGAATAACTCAAGCTATGA TGACATGGAATGTTACATGCACATATTCACAATTCCTGGCTCAGAAGACACCTACTTGTTGTGTCTCCCTCTCTTCCTTCTATAATGACACCATTGTAAGCTGCCCGACATGTGCTTGTGGCTGTCAAAATAACATAACAGAACCTGGGAGCTGTGTAAG TGAAAGGTCTCCATATTTGGCTTCAGCTGTTTCTGGTCCAGGCAAATCTAGCAATTCACCTCTGCTTCAGTGTACAAGCCATATGTGTCCTGTTCGAGTTCACTGGCATGTTAAGCTCAACTACAAGGAGTATTGGCGTGTGAAAATCACAATCACCAATTTCAATTACAGAATGAATTACACACAGTGGAATCTAGTTGTGCAACATCCGAACTTTGACAATCTTACCCAGCTTTTCAGCTTTCATTACAAATCATTAACTCCATATGCTGGCTTAA ATGATACTGCCATGTTATGGGGAGTTAAGTTTTACAATGATTTGCTCTCAGAAGCTGGCCCTCTTGGGAATGTGCAGTCAGAACTACTATTCCAAAAAGATGCAGCAACTTTTACTTTTGAAAAGGGATGGGCTTTCCCGAGGAGGATATATTTTAATGGTGATAACTGTGTCATGCCACCTCCAGATGCCTATCCATGGTTGCCAAATTCTGGTTTTAGGCCAGTTATCTCTCTATGTCAGCTGGTCATGACAATCTTGGCATCTATTGTTTTCTTATGGGCTTATATGTGA